The sequence below is a genomic window from Cicer arietinum cultivar CDC Frontier isolate Library 1 chromosome 6, Cicar.CDCFrontier_v2.0, whole genome shotgun sequence.
AAAGTGTTTGCTAGCAACATCAGGAGGAGGTGCATCTTCTCCAGGAAGAACAAGAAGACCTTTCTCTCGAAGCGAAGACGGCTCGTCAAAGCATGTACTCCAAAGAGAGTCCACAAGCAGTCTTTCCTCCCTAGATGCTTCAAGTTCGTCAGCTGACATTAAACTGATGCCTTCTATTCGGTCTTGAAGAAGTTGCTTCATCTTCTCGTTATCTTCTGCAGAGCAATTTGAGCCATCTTTTGTATCGCGAGCAAGCTCGAGAAGGTCTTTAAGGGCAGCTTCACGAACATCTGCATCTTCACTAGAGGCAAGATGCATCAATATACGAGGGAACCCTAGCTCTTTCACGATGTTACAGTCTGAACTGTTCTCATGCAATAAGTAATGGATCAAGTTGAGAGCCTTCCTGAAAGAATGTAAAATTGGGAATGAGTTTTACTTCGTATGTTTGTAGCTGGAATGacatttaattctaaatttttctttttaattgtgattGAGAGAATATGGAATCTAACTACAGAGAATGATTTCCATAAATACTGAAAACAatattgacatttttaaaaaaaattcagaaataTTCAATCCATTATTAAAATGTACTTTCAAAACCTTCCATCATGTCTTCAATAGTGTTTATTTCATCAAAAGAAATGGTATGAAGAAACATGTGAAGTAAACAAGCATTTAGTTACCTTTGAAATCTCACATTTTCAGAGGTCAGTGCATCTTTTAAGGCCGCATAACCATTTGCTAGACGAAATGCAGTGATTCCGGGCTTATTGTGTCGAATTAGGGCTGTCAAGTTCCCCAaagtacaaaaaatattaataccaTACCAactttagaagaaaaaaaatattattacaaaataaattggTACATACAAGATAAAGCACCCAATGCTTTAGCTCGAACATTAACATCAGGATCTGAACTGAAATTTGAAACAA
It includes:
- the LOC101515362 gene encoding uncharacterized protein isoform X1 translates to MAKEGPNWDGLLKWSIANSDGTRPTRNLSEEDRRWFMEAMQAQTVDVVKRMKEITLVMQTPQQELEEQGVTPTDIEDMLDELQEHVESIDMANDLHSIGGLVPLLGYLKNSHANIRAKAADVVTTIVQNNPRSQQLVMEANGFEPLVSNFSSDPDVNVRAKALGALSSLIRHNKPGITAFRLANGYAALKDALTSENVRFQRKALNLIHYLLHENSSDCNIVKELGFPRILMHLASSEDADVREAALKDLLELARDTKDGSNCSAEDNEKMKQLLQDRIEGISLMSADELEASREERLLVDSLWSTCFDEPSSLREKGLLVLPGEDAPPPDVASKHFEPPLRANASNSNSKKDSNNEKKEAPLLLGPGP
- the LOC101515362 gene encoding uncharacterized protein isoform X2, coding for MNFSDMLDELQEHVESIDMANDLHSIGGLVPLLGYLKNSHANIRAKAADVVTTIVQNNPRSQQLVMEANGFEPLVSNFSSDPDVNVRAKALGALSSLIRHNKPGITAFRLANGYAALKDALTSENVRFQRKALNLIHYLLHENSSDCNIVKELGFPRILMHLASSEDADVREAALKDLLELARDTKDGSNCSAEDNEKMKQLLQDRIEGISLMSADELEASREERLLVDSLWSTCFDEPSSLREKGLLVLPGEDAPPPDVASKHFEPPLRANASNSNSKKDSNNEKKEAPLLLGPGP